A DNA window from Panthera tigris isolate Pti1 chromosome X, P.tigris_Pti1_mat1.1, whole genome shotgun sequence contains the following coding sequences:
- the DUSP21 gene encoding dual specificity protein phosphatase 21 yields MQISDRRLRHSQRCCYVNSPEFGAPNFLGGRSPPTTVMTSPCPLPAPAALQPTVHGLSQITSSLYISNGVSANNQGMLSSNHITTVINVSAEVVNTFYEDIQYVQVPVADVPSSRLCDFFDPIADHIHSVEMKQGRTLLHCAAGVSRSAALCLAYLMKYHAMSLLDAHAWTKSCRPIIRPNNGFWEQLIHYEFKLFSKNTVHMVNSPVGVIPDIYEKEVHVMMQM; encoded by the coding sequence ACCGTCGCCTGAGACATTCACAGCGTTGCTGCTACGTGAACTCGCCCGAGTTCGGCGCTCCGAACTTTCTCGGAGGGAGATCACCGCCCACCACCGTGATGACCTCTCCGTGTCCCCTCCCGGCTCCGGCTGCACTCCAGCCCACCGTCCATGGCCTCTCCCAAATAACCAGCAGCCTGTACATCAGCAACGGCGTGTCGGCCAACAACCAGGGCATGCTGTCCAGCAACCACATCACCACGGTCATCAACGTCTCGGCGGAAGTGGTCAACACCTTCTACGAGGACATCCAGTACGTCCAGGTGCCGGTGGCTGACGTCCCGAGCTCGCGCCTCTGCGACTTCTTTGACCCGATCGCTGACCACATCCACAGCGTCGAGATGAAGCAGGGCCGCACGCTGCTGCACTGCGCCGCGGGGGTGAGCCGCTCGGCCGCCCTCTGCCTGGCCTACCTCATGAAGTACCACGCCATGTCGCTGCTGGACGCCCACGCGTGGACCAAGTCGTGCCGCCCCATCATCCGGCCCAACAACGGCTTCTGGGAACAGCTCATCCACTACGAGTTCAAGCTGTTCAGCAAGAACACCGTCCACATGGTCAACTCCCCCGTGGGTGTGATCCCTGACATCTACGAGAAGGAAGTCCATGTGATGATGCAGATGTGA